From a single Kitasatospora sp. NBC_00458 genomic region:
- a CDS encoding dipeptidase: MTSELLDPSASAAPGVTPALLERAGAVLRETPVVDGHNDLPWAMRELAGYDLDALDLAADQSARLHTDLARLDAGGVGAQFWSVYVPSRLAGDHAVSATLEQIDFVHALVDRFPDRLRLALTADDLEAARAEGRIASLMGAEGGHSIDCSLATLRALYALGVRYLTLTHNDNTPWADSATDEPAAGGLTAFGEEVVREMNRLGMLVDLSHVSADTMRDALRVTEAPVIFSHSSARAVCPHPRNVPDDVLAALPANGGVAMATFVPKFILPAAIEWTRSADDNMAAHGFDALDITPDGMACQRAFEEANPRPAATASTVADHLDHMREVAGIDHIGIGGDFDGTAFLPAGLDDVAGYPNLIGELLRRGWSATDLGKLTWHNAVRVLRDAEAAGARLRAAGRTPSLATIGQLDGS; this comes from the coding sequence ATGACCTCTGAGCTGCTGGATCCTTCTGCCTCCGCCGCCCCCGGCGTCACTCCGGCCCTGCTGGAGCGCGCCGGGGCGGTCCTCCGCGAGACCCCCGTGGTGGACGGCCACAACGACCTCCCGTGGGCGATGCGCGAACTGGCCGGCTACGACCTCGACGCGCTCGACCTGGCCGCCGACCAGAGCGCCCGCCTGCACACCGACCTCGCCCGCCTCGACGCGGGCGGGGTCGGCGCGCAGTTCTGGTCCGTCTACGTCCCCTCCCGGCTCGCCGGGGACCACGCCGTCAGCGCCACCCTGGAGCAGATCGACTTCGTCCACGCCCTGGTCGACCGCTTCCCCGACCGGCTGCGGCTCGCGCTCACCGCCGACGACCTCGAAGCCGCCCGCGCCGAGGGCCGGATCGCCTCCCTGATGGGTGCCGAGGGCGGCCACTCCATCGACTGCTCGCTCGCCACCCTGCGCGCCCTGTACGCCCTCGGCGTCCGGTACCTGACGCTCACCCACAACGACAACACCCCGTGGGCCGACTCCGCCACCGACGAGCCCGCCGCCGGCGGCCTCACGGCCTTCGGCGAGGAGGTCGTCCGGGAGATGAACCGGCTCGGCATGCTGGTCGACCTCTCGCACGTCTCCGCCGACACCATGCGCGACGCGCTGCGGGTCACCGAGGCGCCGGTGATCTTCTCGCACTCCTCCGCGCGCGCCGTCTGCCCCCACCCGCGCAACGTCCCCGACGACGTGCTCGCGGCGCTGCCCGCCAACGGCGGCGTGGCGATGGCCACCTTCGTCCCCAAGTTCATCCTGCCCGCCGCCATCGAGTGGACCCGCTCCGCCGACGACAACATGGCCGCGCACGGCTTCGACGCGCTCGACATCACGCCCGACGGGATGGCTTGCCAGCGCGCCTTCGAGGAGGCCAACCCGCGCCCGGCGGCCACCGCGTCCACCGTCGCCGACCACCTCGACCACATGCGCGAGGTCGCGGGCATCGACCACATCGGCATCGGCGGCGACTTCGACGGCACCGCGTTCCTCCCGGCCGGCCTCGACGACGTCGCCGGCTACCCCAACCTGATCGGCGAACTCCTGCGCCGCGGCTGGTCGGCGACCGACCTCGGGAAGCTGACCTGGCACAACGCGGTCCGCGTCCTGCGCGACGCCGAGGCGGCCGGGGCCCGGCTGCGCGCCGCGGGGCGGACGCCGTCCCTCGCCACCATCGGGCAGCTCGACGGCTCCTGA
- a CDS encoding 5-(carboxyamino)imidazole ribonucleotide synthase, giving the protein MTSPGNANFPVVGMIGGGQLARMAHQAGIPLGIRFKLLADTPQDSAAQVVSDVVLGDYRDLDTLRRFAAGCDVITFDHEHVPTEHLRALQADGIAVRPGPEALVNAQDKGVMRARLDSIGVPCPRHRLVADPADVTAFAAEGAGYPVVLKTVRGGYDGKGVWVVGDEAEAEAPFRAGVPVLAEEKVDFVRELAANVVRSPSGQAVAYPVVESVQENGVCAEVTAPAPDLDPALSDEAQQLALRIAGELEITGHLAVELFQTRDGRILVNELAMRPHNSGHWSQDGAVTSQFENHLRAVLDLPLGDPRPRARWTVMVNVLGGDYPDMYHAFLHCMARDPGLRIHMYGKDVKPGRKVGHVNVFGDDLDDVRERARHAAAYLRGTITE; this is encoded by the coding sequence GTGACTTCCCCGGGCAATGCGAATTTTCCAGTGGTGGGCATGATCGGAGGCGGGCAGCTCGCCCGCATGGCGCACCAAGCGGGCATCCCGCTCGGGATCCGGTTCAAGCTCCTCGCCGACACCCCCCAGGACTCGGCCGCACAGGTCGTCTCCGACGTGGTCCTCGGCGACTACCGCGACCTCGACACCCTGCGCCGCTTCGCGGCCGGCTGCGACGTGATCACCTTCGACCACGAGCACGTGCCGACCGAGCACCTGCGGGCCCTCCAGGCCGACGGCATCGCCGTCCGCCCCGGCCCGGAGGCGTTGGTCAACGCCCAGGACAAGGGCGTGATGCGGGCCAGGCTCGACTCCATCGGCGTGCCCTGCCCCCGGCACCGGCTCGTCGCCGACCCGGCCGACGTGACCGCGTTCGCGGCGGAGGGCGCCGGCTACCCGGTGGTCCTGAAGACGGTGCGCGGCGGCTACGACGGCAAGGGCGTGTGGGTCGTCGGCGACGAGGCGGAGGCCGAGGCCCCGTTCCGGGCCGGCGTCCCGGTGCTGGCGGAGGAGAAGGTCGACTTCGTCCGCGAGCTGGCCGCCAACGTGGTCCGCTCGCCCAGTGGGCAGGCGGTCGCCTACCCGGTGGTGGAGAGCGTCCAGGAGAACGGCGTCTGCGCCGAGGTCACCGCCCCCGCGCCCGACCTCGACCCGGCCCTGTCCGACGAGGCCCAGCAGCTGGCCCTGCGGATCGCCGGCGAGCTGGAGATCACCGGCCACCTGGCGGTCGAGCTGTTCCAGACCCGGGACGGCCGGATCCTGGTCAACGAGCTGGCCATGCGCCCGCACAACTCCGGGCACTGGAGCCAGGACGGCGCGGTCACCTCGCAGTTCGAGAACCACCTGCGGGCCGTCCTCGACCTGCCGCTCGGCGACCCCCGGCCGCGCGCCAGGTGGACGGTCATGGTCAACGTCCTCGGCGGCGACTACCCGGACATGTACCACGCCTTCCTGCACTGCATGGCCCGCGACCCCGGTCTGCGGATCCACATGTACGGCAAGGACGTGAAGCCCGGCCGCAAGGTCGGCCACGTCAACGTCTTCGGGGACGACCTCGACGACGTCCGTGAGCGCGCCCGTCACGCGGCCGCCTACCTGCGAGGAACGATCACCGAATGA
- a CDS encoding GtrA family protein, producing the protein MATTTASNPSLAQRLRDVPGKLRGMSGEMVKFGIVGLSGVVVNFAVFWVCLNGLHLASLRSNIAATLVAIATNYLGYRYWLYRDRDAASRKREITLFLVFSGAGMLIETGLLGFTVYVLGLSSHFEQLAAKVAGLGLGTVFRFISYRTWVFKAVPEAAEAAATTPAAATGAAPGTATAPGTAPAAAVVAQAELVLAAEQIRYAKAE; encoded by the coding sequence ATGGCGACGACTACGGCGTCGAACCCCTCGCTGGCGCAGAGGCTGCGCGACGTGCCGGGCAAGCTGCGCGGCATGTCGGGCGAGATGGTGAAGTTCGGCATCGTCGGCCTCAGCGGCGTGGTGGTCAACTTCGCCGTCTTCTGGGTCTGCCTCAACGGCCTGCACCTGGCCTCGCTGCGCTCCAACATCGCCGCCACGCTGGTCGCGATCGCCACCAACTACCTGGGCTACCGCTACTGGCTGTACCGGGACCGGGACGCCGCCTCGCGCAAGCGCGAGATCACCCTCTTCCTGGTGTTCAGCGGCGCCGGCATGCTGATCGAAACCGGCCTGCTGGGCTTCACGGTCTACGTGCTCGGCCTCTCCTCGCACTTCGAGCAGCTGGCCGCCAAGGTGGCCGGCCTCGGGCTCGGCACGGTGTTCCGCTTCATCTCGTACCGGACCTGGGTGTTCAAGGCCGTCCCGGAGGCCGCGGAGGCCGCCGCCACCACGCCCGCCGCCGCCACCGGCGCCGCTCCGGGAACCGCCACCGCTCCGGGGACCGCCCCGGCGGCCGCGGTGGTCGCCCAGGCCGAGCTGGTGCTCGCCGCCGAGCAGATCCGGTACGCCAAGGCCGAGTAG
- the purE gene encoding 5-(carboxyamino)imidazole ribonucleotide mutase, with product MTSPTAPLVGIVMGSDSDWPVMEAAAQALDEFEIPYEVDVVSAHRMPREMVAYGEKAHGRGLKAIIAGAGGAAHLPGMLASVTPLPVIGVPVPLRYLDGMDSLLSIVQMPAGVPVATVSVGGARNAGLLAVRILAAFDPELTEKMADFQAELNNQATEKGRKLRAKVAGSPSFGFGK from the coding sequence ATGACCTCCCCCACCGCGCCCCTGGTCGGCATCGTCATGGGCTCCGACTCCGACTGGCCCGTGATGGAGGCCGCCGCCCAGGCCCTCGACGAGTTCGAGATCCCCTACGAGGTCGACGTCGTCTCGGCGCACCGGATGCCCCGCGAGATGGTGGCGTACGGCGAGAAGGCCCACGGGCGCGGCCTGAAGGCGATCATCGCCGGTGCCGGCGGCGCCGCCCACCTGCCGGGCATGCTGGCCTCCGTCACTCCGCTGCCGGTGATCGGCGTGCCGGTGCCGCTGCGCTACCTGGACGGCATGGACAGCCTGCTGTCGATCGTGCAGATGCCGGCCGGCGTGCCGGTGGCGACCGTCTCGGTGGGGGGCGCGCGCAACGCGGGCCTGCTGGCGGTGCGGATCCTGGCCGCGTTCGACCCGGAGCTGACCGAGAAGATGGCGGACTTCCAGGCCGAGCTGAACAACCAGGCCACCGAGAAGGGCCGGAAGCTTCGGGCCAAGGTGGCGGGTTCCCCCTCGTTCGGCTTTGGAAAGTAG